The Dehalobacter sp. genomic sequence ATCCGCAGCGGACTTATATCAATGATACACGGAATTCCGCTGCAGGGATCGGGATGTATCTGCTGACCGGAGTCAACATATCCGATGCCCGGACGTATTTTTTAAGTTTTTATGCGCCTCCTTCCGAAGGGCCGACCTGGCTGGGCTGGGCCTATTATCCCAATGATCCTGAAATGGAGGGACCGCTGCTCGAGCCCCTTGATAATCCGTTCTATCATGACCCTGAACCAGTTAAAAGTGCGCAGGATGTCCTGGTGGGTATCTATCACACCCACAGTGCAGAGTCCTATTCGGGGGATGGCGGTGCAGATCGGTCAGCTGGAGGTGAAAACGGAGATATTGTGGAGATTGGACGGCTATTGGCTGAAAAATTGAACCAGGCAGGGATCAATACGGTACATTCCGAGGAGGTTAATGATGCTATCTATATCCAGGCCTACAGTCATTCCTATCTCGTAGCAAAAAAATTACTCGAGGAAAACCCAACAACCCGTTTGCTGATCGATCTTCACCGAGACGGACTTCCTTCCCAGGTGGGCAAAGATACTGCAAAGATTAACGGACAGGAGTGCGCCAGGGTCATGATTGTGATCGGTCAGAAAAATCAAAACTGGGAAAAGAATGATGCAATTGCGCGTGAAATTATTAAGATTGCGGAGAAAAATTACCCGGGACTGTTTTTCCCGAAAATTCGCTATGCCTCAGAAGCACGCTATAACCAGTATCTCACGGACGGGGCAATCCTGCTGGAAATTGGCAGTCAGCTAAACACGTTGGAGGAAGCACAGGCTGCAGCCGGACCCATAGCCGAAGTATTGAAGGAATATCTCGGTAAATGATATAATCTGCAGTAAGTGCATTTCTTTGTATATAGAAAGGTCCTTCAGCATCACATGACAAACAATCAAAAAATGATGAAAGCGGCAGGCTTCATGATGGCTGCCAACCTTGTTTCCAGGCTTCTCGGTTTTGTCAGGGAATCCCTGATGGCAGGACTGTTCGGAAAAACGGCGGCTACAGATGCGTATAA encodes the following:
- a CDS encoding stage II sporulation protein P, with the translated sequence MALLAFSVYFCISNDSFQYTIKILCEKSFPFELLLLEGAPGMSYPQRTYINDTRNSAAGIGMYLLTGVNISDARTYFLSFYAPPSEGPTWLGWAYYPNDPEMEGPLLEPLDNPFYHDPEPVKSAQDVLVGIYHTHSAESYSGDGGADRSAGGENGDIVEIGRLLAEKLNQAGINTVHSEEVNDAIYIQAYSHSYLVAKKLLEENPTTRLLIDLHRDGLPSQVGKDTAKINGQECARVMIVIGQKNQNWEKNDAIAREIIKIAEKNYPGLFFPKIRYASEARYNQYLTDGAILLEIGSQLNTLEEAQAAAGPIAEVLKEYLGK